In Cryptomeria japonica chromosome 1, Sugi_1.0, whole genome shotgun sequence, the sequence ATCAATTCTTGTTGAATTGGAAGGTTATACAATGTAAGTGTTAAAGCATGATTAAAACTCTTAAGAATCTATTTTTGGAGAATGGATGCTTCTTACCCCTTGAAAATAGCTTTATGGAATACTATTATCTAATAGATACTATTTAATCTTCACCCAGCACTACAAGAGATTCGGTGACATTAAAATTCTAGACAATTTCTGGATAATGGAAAGCCCTTAATTCTAACAAATAATGAAAGAGGGTCATTATAATATCGATATTGTTTTATCTTCATTGATACCATATGAAATGAGAAATTAGGTCAAATTTAAATTCTCAAAATATTAAGAAGAATACTCCTTAATTGTTAACAATACACATTAAAAAACCATCATTCATTATGCtcctaataatttaatatttaccCCCAAAAAAATCCATGCACAGTATAAAACTTACTATTTAAGAATGCTTTTcctataaaaatataatttaataactgAATTATGAAACATTGACTACAATCATTTAGTCTACGTAAAtatctatatttttttaatatattgaaattTAAACATATTCACATAAAGCCATAGAAATGGAATTACAACATTTATAATTTAAACGTGGATTCCAAACCGTTAACGCAAAATACATAACATTATTGTTTGTATTGATTTTAAGCCCATTAACATTGGCACCGTCGTCTACAAACATATGTTTAAAGAGACGAGTCCAATTCCCTTGAATATAGTAAACAATCGACATAATTAAGGATATTATAAAAACTTAACAGAAGGAAGATTTTAAATTAAATACCCAGCAAACATTTTGATAGTGAATAGAAGTATCTATCTTCACTGGGCTCTTAAAACGCATGGTTACGAaaactgaaaaaatcaataaaaaaatgaattaaggAAATAGTAATTTTATTATCACTGGGAATAAACCCATTGGCAGACAAAAGAATTTCCGTCAACAGCAGGGAACATACTCAGATGGGGTTTCCTTGGAGGTGGGAGAAGTATCAGCAATTGCTTTTCCCTTATTCCTTACACCATGCACTGTGGCAGATCTCAGATTCCATGGTTCGGCttatttcaaagaaaattttgatagtttttcaaATCTTTATTTGATGATAGTCATATCACTAATGAGAAGACAATGACTGAGAGGATTAAAAGCCACAGGCCGGATCAGTCCTGCAGACcaaaagaaaacaaagcaagaaaaAGTTAGATTCTTAATAACATATTCTTCTGAACATCCAGTTGGATTGAATTGAGGAACTGCATATTACATTTTACAGAttactaaaagaaatgaaaaaaggTAATTACTAATAGACAACAAGATATGTTAAGATCTTACCTCGTAGCATTCATCGGTGGAAGGAGTAAATCAATCAATATGTGggcggaggaggtggaggagatttATAGTAGTATGGTGGTGGTggtgagggagatggtggtggagggGATATGTAGTAGtatggaggaggtggagatggagatggtggtggtggggatttATAATAatatggtggaggagatggagatggtggagggggGGACTTGTAGTAGTATGGTGGAGGAGGTgagggagatggaggtggtggagatTTATAGTAGTATGGTGGTGGAGGTGAAGGGGATGGCGCTGGAGGGGACTTGTAGTAGTATGGAGGAGGTGGAgaaggagatggtggtggtggggactTGTAGTAATATGGgggaggaggtgatggagatggaggtggtggagatTTATAATAATACGGTGGTGGAGGTGAAGGGGATGGTGGTGGAGGGGATTTGTAGTAATATGGAGGAGGAGGtgagggagatggtggaggtggggatTTGTAATAGTATGGAGGTGGTGGAGacggagatggtggtggtggagaCGTGTAGTAGTAtggaggagggagagatggagatggtggtggtggggatttataataatatggaggaggaggagatggggaaGGTGGTGGAGGTGACTTATAGTAGTACGGAGGTGGTGGAGAGGGGGATGGTGGTGGAGGAGACTTGTAGTagtatggaggaggaggagatggagatggtggtggtggagattTATAGTAGTATGGTGGAGGAGGAGAcagggatggtggtggtggggatttATAGTAATATGGGGGTGGTGGAGAgggggatggtggtggtggagaCTTGTAGTagtatggaggaggaggagatggagatggtggtggtggagattTATAATAATAAGGTGGAGGGGGAGAAGGAGATGGTAGAGGTGGGGACTTGTAATagtatggaggaggaggggaggaggatggaggaggaggtgatttATAGTaatatggaggaggaggagatggggatggtggtggtggagatTTATAGTAGTATGGTGGTGGAGGtgaaggagatggtggaggtggagacTTATAATAAtatggtggaggaggagatggagatggaggtggaggggaCTTGTAATAATATGGAGGAGGAGGTGAAGGAGAGGGAggtggaggggatggagatggaggaggtggagaacTATAATAATATGGAGGAGGGGATTTGTAATAATATGGAGGTGGAGGAGAAGAATATTGCTCGTATTCAGCTGAAGCCAATGCTACCATAGAAAGCACCACAGCAATTAAAAATGCCATTGTGCCCAAATGCTGTGTCCTCCGAACAACCATTGCTGTTGGTGCTGCAGAGCGTGCAGTGCAGCGGTGTGATTTCATGAGGTTGTGGTGCAGTGTTTTTATATGCAGTGATGTGTTTCAAAATGGCATACGTTTCCGCGTCAGCGACTCATTCAAGTGGAAGGTGTGGAAACCGTGTATCATTTGGAACAATTCTTAATTGATCTGACGCCAGACGTTTAGAACAGTTCTCAGAAATTGAGTGGTACAGCTGGTAATGTGCCGAGTGTCGAGTCTCTCTTTGAGATGGCCAATGATTAGGAGTTGAAGCTGTCAAGAATGAGCTGTTTACATTGACTTTAATTCTATCATTTTCAATTGAA encodes:
- the LOC131028610 gene encoding extensin-2-like; amino-acid sequence: MVVRRTQHLGTMAFLIAVVLSMVALASAEYEQYSSPPPPYYYKSPPPYYYSSPPPPSPSPPPPSPSPPPPYYYKSPPPPSPSPPPPYYYKSPPPPSPSPPPPYYYKSPPPPSPSPPPPYYYKSPPPPSSSPPPPYYYKSPPLPSPSPPPPYYYKSPPPPSPSPPPPYYYKSPPPPSPSPPPPYYYKSPPPPSLSPPPPYYYKSPPPPSPSPPPPYYYKSPPPPSPSPPPPYYYKSPPPPSPSPPPPYYYKSPPPPSPSLPPPYYYTSPPPPSPSPPPPYYYKSPPPPSPSPPPPYYYKSPPPPSPSPPPPYYYKSPPPPSPSPPPPYYYKSPPPPSPSPPPPYYYKSPPAPSPSPPPPYYYKSPPPPSPSPPPPYYYKSPPPPSPSPPPYYYKSPPPPSPSPPPPYYYISPPPPSPSPPPPYYYKSPPPPPPTY